A stretch of the Prochlorococcus marinus str. MIT 0918 genome encodes the following:
- the lexA gene encoding transcriptional repressor LexA, whose translation MEGEELTSAQQELFDWLSDYIAAHHHSPSIRQMMTAMGLRSPAPIQSRLKHLQEKGWITWKEGQARTLQLVDNALSGIPVLGAVAAGGLVETFDDVQETLDMSTVLQTRGLFALTVNGDSMVDSYIADGDVVLMEPVREPSFIKDGTVVSAMVPGSGTTLKHFYRNGSFVRLEAANPAYDPIELEAEMVQIQGKLLAVWRKT comes from the coding sequence ATGGAAGGCGAAGAACTTACTTCAGCACAGCAGGAGCTTTTTGATTGGTTATCCGATTACATAGCTGCGCATCACCATAGCCCTTCTATTAGGCAGATGATGACTGCTATGGGGCTTCGATCTCCTGCTCCTATTCAGAGTCGTTTAAAACATCTTCAAGAAAAAGGTTGGATTACTTGGAAAGAAGGTCAGGCGAGGACATTACAGTTAGTAGATAATGCATTATCAGGAATTCCTGTTCTTGGAGCAGTTGCTGCAGGTGGTTTAGTAGAAACTTTTGATGATGTTCAAGAAACATTAGATATGAGTACAGTTCTTCAAACTAGAGGTCTATTTGCTTTGACAGTGAATGGGGATTCAATGGTTGATTCTTATATAGCTGATGGAGATGTAGTTTTAATGGAGCCCGTTAGGGAACCATCTTTTATTAAAGATGGAACTGTTGTTAGTGCAATGGTTCCAGGATCAGGGACTACACTCAAACATTTTTACCGTAATGGTTCCTTTGTAAGGTTAGAGGCAGCAAACCCTGCTTATGATCCAATCGAATTAGAAGCTGAAATGGTTCAAATTCAAGGCAAACTTTTAGCTGTTTGGAGAAAAACCTGA
- the argF gene encoding ornithine carbamoyltransferase, with translation MDLSSQSISSQLSNLNGCDYISCSDLKSEQISALLELATQLKKGNRRIDLGNRVLGLLFSKASTRTRVSFQVAIARLGGQTIDLSLQATQVGRGEPVRDTARVLSRYCDVLAIRTYSNDEILNYAKWASIPIINALTDLEHPCQALADFLTIKEVFGSFDGLKLSYIGDGNNVANSLMICGAILGVDVHIASPKGFEPLSLIIKQAKALAGSASRIEISNDPLEVVEGAHVVYTDVWASMGQEKEQLQRKDSFQGFTVDKSLMAKSHKDSIVLHCLPAHRGEEISEEVFESNASKIFDQAENRLHVQQALLAALLGGL, from the coding sequence ATGGACTTGTCTTCTCAATCAATCTCTAGTCAACTTAGTAACTTAAATGGTTGCGATTATATATCTTGCTCAGACTTGAAATCAGAGCAGATTTCAGCTCTTTTGGAATTAGCAACACAACTAAAAAAAGGTAATCGCAGGATAGACCTTGGGAATAGAGTATTAGGATTGCTTTTTAGTAAGGCTTCGACGAGAACAAGAGTAAGTTTTCAAGTTGCAATAGCAAGACTAGGGGGACAAACAATTGATTTAAGCTTGCAAGCAACTCAGGTAGGAAGAGGCGAGCCTGTTAGAGATACTGCAAGAGTCTTAAGTCGTTATTGTGATGTGTTAGCAATAAGAACTTATTCTAACGATGAAATTCTAAACTATGCTAAATGGGCTTCTATTCCTATTATTAATGCACTTACAGATTTAGAACATCCATGTCAAGCTTTAGCTGATTTTCTTACTATCAAGGAAGTATTTGGTAGTTTTGATGGCTTAAAACTTTCATATATAGGAGATGGAAATAATGTTGCTAATTCTTTAATGATATGTGGAGCTATTTTAGGAGTAGATGTTCATATAGCTTCTCCAAAAGGCTTTGAACCTTTATCACTAATTATTAAACAAGCAAAAGCACTAGCAGGTTCAGCATCACGAATAGAAATATCAAATGATCCTTTGGAAGTAGTAGAAGGAGCTCATGTTGTTTATACTGATGTTTGGGCATCTATGGGACAAGAAAAAGAGCAATTGCAAAGAAAGGATTCTTTTCAGGGATTTACGGTTGATAAAAGTTTGATGGCAAAATCTCATAAAGATTCAATAGTTTTGCATTGTTTGCCTGCGCACAGAGGAGAAGAAATTAGTGAAGAGGTTTTTGAAAGTAATGCCAGCAAAATATTTGATCAGGCTGAAAATCGTTTGCATGTGCAACAAGCTCTTTTAGCTGCTTTGCTTGGCGGGCTATAA